In Embleya scabrispora, the DNA window CCGCACAGGGCACTCGCGGTCACCTGGACGATCGCCCCGTCCGGACCGGCGAGCACCGGGTCCGCGACCTTTTCCACGCTCACGTCCCGGGTTCCGTTGACGACGACGGCACGCATGTCCACTCCCTGACTGGTTCGGATGCCCGTCCTCCGGCGCCACGCCCGACGCCTCCGGTAACACTGTTACAGAAGCCGTGTGAAGCCAACCCCCGACAGCCCCGAAACCGCCCGGCGTGACGTTCGTCCCACGGCCCGCCGAGCCGCGCGCGCACGTCGGTACGGTGATCTCCATGTCGCTGTCGCAAGCCCTGCGCGGGCACGCCCGGGGCGCCCTCTCCCGCGCCGCGCACCGAGGCTGGCGGGCACTGCAGCGGGCGGGCGCGATCACCTCCGAGCAGCCCGGTCCGTACCGGTTCCGGCGGCTGGGCGCGGACAGCAAACTGGCCTTCCCGGTCGGCTCGGTGTTCGGCGAGGAGTGGATCACCGTGGGCGCCGGCTGCATCATCGGCGAGCACGTCACGCTGTCCGCCGGCCTGGCCCCGGGGCACGACCTGGGCAGCGCGGCGGTGGTCACCATCGGCGACCGGTGCACGATCGGGCGCGGGAGCCACATCGTCGGGCACCGCTCGATCACCATCGCCGACGACGTGTGGACCGGGCCGTACATCTACATCACCGACCAGAACCACAGCTACGCCGACCCGGATCGCCCGATCGGCACCCAGTGGCCGATCAACGACACCGTGGAGATCGGCGCGGGCAGTTGGCTCGGCGCGGGCGTGATCGTCCTGCCCGGCGCCAAACTCGGCCGCAACGTGGTGGTCGCCGCCGGCTCCGTGGTGCGCGGCACGGTGCCCGACCACAGCGTGATAGCGGGCGTGCCCGCGAAGGTGGTCCGCCGGCGCACCGAAACCGGCTGGGACCCGCCGCTGCGGCACACCCCCACGCCGCTGCCGGACGGAATCACCCACGACGAACTGGTCGCCCTGCTCACCGAGTACGACGCCTCCGGCGGCCAGTAGGCGCGTCGGTGCGCCCATGGGTTCCACGTGAAACCGCCGTGCCCGGGTGGCCGGCCCCGCGTCGACACGCGGGGCCGGCCACCCGATCCGACCCCGCACGCCCGACCCGACCCGATCCGACCCGATCAGATCCGGCCCGGGTTACACCGTCACCCGGTCACGCGCTCACGCCTTCAGCCCCGACAACCGCAACTGCACACCCACCGCGTCCAGCACCCGCGACTGCTGCCCCCGCTGCCACCCCGGCACCGTCCAGTCGGCGTCGAGCATCGAGACGGACACCGACCCCTTGCCGATCGCGGTGGTGTCCGCGTTCCGCACCGGCTCGTCCACGTTCGGCGCCAGGCCCAGATCCAGCTTGTAGCAGGTGTCGCAGGACGGGTCCTTGACGTAGCTCACCGCCAGGAAGTCGGCCTCGCCCACGTTCGTCATCTCCACCCGGCCGGTCGGCTTGGCCGGATAGTTCACGTTGAGCGTGGTGTGCGCGGGCAGCAGCGGGCCGTTCCGGCGCGCGGTGGCCGCCAGCCGGTTCACCAACTGCGTCGCGAAGGCCGTCGCCTGCGGCATCTGCGGGAACGGGTTGCGCGGATCGGCGGTGCTGTACTCGGCGCTGAACGCCACCGCCGGGATGCCCTTCTCCGCGGCGGTGATCGACGCGCCGACCGTGCCCGAGTGGTTCGTGGTGGCGCCGATGTTCTGCCCGGGGTTGATCCCGGTGACCACCAGGTCCGGCTTGCGGTCGCGGAAGACGTTCGCGAGCCCGAACGAGACCGAGTCGGCGGGCGTGCCCGCGACCGACCAGATGCCGGGCTCCACCTCGGCCGCCTTGACGATCGAGCCGGGCGTGGCGTTGATCCCGGTGCCCTTGCCGGACTGGTCCGTGGCGGGCGCGACGATCACCGCGTCGTGCCCGGCGGCGCGCAGCGCCTTCTGCAGGGCCCGGATGAACGGACCCTGGTGCCCGTCGTCGTTGCTGATCAAAATGCTGAGCCTGCGCGGCGCCTGCGCACCGCGCGCGTCGTCGCTCGCGACCGCCACGGGCGCGCTCGCCGCGAGCAGCGCGGCGGCGGTCACCCCCACCGCGAGGGTCACCACACGTTTTCCACCGGATATGGCCATCTCGTCCTCCGTAGGCAAGAAGGTCTGCACGCGCCGAACCGCCCCGCGCGACCGACGTGATCGGTGTCGCGGGTTCCCCGTGCGCAACGCGGAACGGCTGGGCGAAACCGTGTCGCCCCGACCTGGAACGGTGGGCGAAGTACGGGTCGAACGACGTGTACGGAGGGGTGAATCGGACGGGATGCACCCTGCGATTCGACACGTGTCAGCCGGCGGATAGCGAAAATAGGGTCATCGGTCGGACATTGCAATGGGCACGCGCGGGCGATTCGGCCCACCCCGCACTGCCGGGACGGTCCGACCGCGCCGCCCGAAGTCCCGCTGCACCACCGTGATCTGACGCCGCATCAGTCTGCCGATGGGCCGACCGGGCCCCGGGCGCACCCGCGCGCGCCGGGCCCGGCCGGCCCGTCGGCGTCGACGGTCCGGCCCGAAACGGTCACCGACGCCGACGCCGACGTCCTCCACTCGGACCCCGCCGAGGC includes these proteins:
- a CDS encoding acyltransferase, yielding MSLSQALRGHARGALSRAAHRGWRALQRAGAITSEQPGPYRFRRLGADSKLAFPVGSVFGEEWITVGAGCIIGEHVTLSAGLAPGHDLGSAAVVTIGDRCTIGRGSHIVGHRSITIADDVWTGPYIYITDQNHSYADPDRPIGTQWPINDTVEIGAGSWLGAGVIVLPGAKLGRNVVVAAGSVVRGTVPDHSVIAGVPAKVVRRRTETGWDPPLRHTPTPLPDGITHDELVALLTEYDASGGQ
- the surE gene encoding 5'/3'-nucleotidase SurE; translated protein: MAISGGKRVVTLAVGVTAAALLAASAPVAVASDDARGAQAPRRLSILISNDDGHQGPFIRALQKALRAAGHDAVIVAPATDQSGKGTGINATPGSIVKAAEVEPGIWSVAGTPADSVSFGLANVFRDRKPDLVVTGINPGQNIGATTNHSGTVGASITAAEKGIPAVAFSAEYSTADPRNPFPQMPQATAFATQLVNRLAATARRNGPLLPAHTTLNVNYPAKPTGRVEMTNVGEADFLAVSYVKDPSCDTCYKLDLGLAPNVDEPVRNADTTAIGKGSVSVSMLDADWTVPGWQRGQQSRVLDAVGVQLRLSGLKA